One Thiocapsa sp. genomic window, ATGATCCCAATGGGGTTGGCAGCCGCTCAACGACCGTACCGTCGAGAAAACGATGCCGATAGAAAAAAATGATGGATAGGAGGCAAATCGGACTTGCGTCAGAACAGAGTATCTACATGTTGGTCGATGCTTTCCCGGAAATCATCGATGGTCAATCCGTCCTGCTGAATCTGTTCGCTGTCGTCGAGTGTCACGATGCTGCCTCGGCTTAAGCCGCAACGTTCCAGGTGATTGTGAGGCCGTCGGTCCGCACAGCGGACCCTACAGTCGATACGCCGTGCGGCCTCGCTCGTAAGACCGGCCACCCAAAACATCAGTCGCTCGTGACATCCGCTCCGCGGTGTCACGCATGCCCCGTGGCGCTCTGCGCCACGTGCCACGATGGCCGTAGTTACGAGCAAGGCCCGCCGTGCGGACCTTGGGCGGTCGCCACCCAAGGCGGCCGGATTCGGGAGCAAGGCATGGATGACGTCCAACCGATCGGGCACACCGCCGGTGTTGAAGGCGGTCGCCGGGATGGCGCCCGCGGGGCACACTCAGGAATCGCATGCCGCACCAAATGGCCCAAGGTCTTCACTTCGAGTACCTGGTTCGTGAGCTTCCAATCCCTGCTGGTTAGCCCGGGCCGCAAGTCGCGGTGAAAGATTTTCGTCGATCAGCAGCTTCAAGGCTGGGGCGCGTTGCGTATGATCTTAAGCCGCCTCAGCGGTCGCCCTGGCGCCTGGCCCAAGCGCGAGCGCAGCTCTGCATAGCGTAGGGCTTTTTCACCGAGTTGGGGGTAATCCTCGGCGATCTCGGCAAAGGGCACGCCCGCGCGAAACTGCTCGACGAGGTGAACGACCGGCACGCGTGTGCCCGTGAACACCGGTTCACCGGAACAGACGTCCGGCCGGCGCTCAATCAGGTCTTCACCTCGCTGAACCATCCGCAACGCGCTGTGCGTACTGCGCACGATCTTTGTCAGGTCGAGCGTCACCGGGACATCACCGGCACGCATGAGCTTGCGCCCCGTTCGACGCCAGCCGCCAAACTCACCCGCCTTGAGCGTCAGAACGTTGTACAGCGCGCGTCTGTCTTCCGGGCTCAACACCAATCCCTCGCGCTCCAAGGCCCCCTTCAACTTGAAATAGAGCACCTCGCGAAACTGCAGACGGTGCCGCTTGCGCCCATGCGTCTGCGCCGCCACGTGCAACACGCGGGAGAACTCTTGGCGCATCAGCTTGGGATCTTGCGCCGTAGCCGCCGCCGCGACACGGGTGTCAAAACTCAGAGACATCTGAACATCTTAAAATATGATTCATCCTACCCCATCGTTTAGCCGAAACAATTTGGTCGAGCTAACGCTGACCCGATCCTGTCGACGGTTCGCGCTGCGAACCCCATCCGCAGTTACCGGGCGACTAAAGTCGCCTCTACATGTCGGTCGATGCATTCCCGGTGATGACCTTGGCTCGCTTGTCGGCATGGCGCCGGGCGGATTGGGCATCGCGCACCACCTGTTGCAGCTCCTGGTCGAGAGCATCCGACCGCTGTGGGTCGGGCTTGAGCCCGACGGTTCGGCATCGGCGGTTTGGATGAGCGCGCGCTCCGGAGAGAAAGTCCAACGCGCAGCCCCGGCGCTCGCGGGCGTAGGCGCTCGGGCGGAAGCGCGCGGTCGCGTCGGCCAGCACGGCGAGGCTGACGATGTCGGTGCGGTACTACTCGCCCCACGCTTTTTGCCTACTCGCTCCCACGCTCCGAGACTGTGAAAGTATTCCCGCGTTGGACCGAAATGCGGGAAACCGTAGGCTGGGGTGAGCTTGCGAACCCCAGCATTTCAGACGGTTGCAAAGCCACGGATGCTGGGGTTCGTGCCTCACCCCAGCCTACGGCGAATTCTTTCACAGTCTCGGAGCGTGGGAGCGGGCGTGGATCGCGCGCAGCAGGGTGCGCAGGCGACCAAAAACGTGGTCTGTCCCTGAGGTATCTAACTGGTGGGATCCCCCGGCAGAGCCGGGGGATTTCCCATCTTGGTTAAACGTGGGTCTGTCCATGGTATCCCTTGGCATGGAACCATCAAATCAGCTCGGCGGCTTCTCGGAGCCGGTCGGCCGTTGCCGGCAAGCCCGCCCGTTCCAGCGCCGTTGCAAACTCATCCGGGGTCGATTCGGGCTTTTTTCGCCGTGTCCGCATCCGCTTGAACGCCGAGATCACGGCGACCGGATGCAGATCCCATTGATGGATGATGAAGGTGTCTGGATCGATGGCTTCGATCTCGAAATGCTGAAGGATCTCGGCGGGGAAGTCGCGCAGGTTATCGGTCACGATGCAGTCGGCATGACCCGCGATCGCGGCGGCCAGCACATGGAGATCATCAGGATCCGGCAACTCGACGGCCAAGTCGAGGCGCTGCCACTGTTCGGGCACCACTTCCCAATCGGGAACCGCCGCCCGCATGCAGTCGCGACGGACATCGAGCCGACCGGCCAAATCAGGGCGGCTGTTTTCCAATGCCCGAATCCACTCGGCCTCGATCCGAGTCGTCCATTTCGCGGCGTAGAGTCCGGCCGTGGCCAGACTGAGCAGGGCGTCCGTCATCGCGATGGGGTAAAGCACGCAGGCATCCAGTACAGCGGTGTAGCGCGCGTGACCGGCCATCAGTAATCCAGACCCAGCTCGCGTGTGTTATCCGCCAGACGATCGAGCGCCTGTTGTTGTTGCTCGCGCATCTGTTGCTCATAGTCCAGCAGGTGCTTCAGGGTCACGCGCCGATGCGTGCCGACTTTTCGGTAAGGCAGATGACCCGCTTCCATCTCTTTGATGAGGAAGGGACGCGAGACATTGAGGACGTGTGCGGCCTCGACCGTGGTGAGCTCGCGTTCCATGGGCATCAGCACGATGGACTGGCCCTGACTCATGGCGCCGAGCAACTGGCCGATCACTTTCAGGGCTGCGGGCGGCACCTCCACGCGCGGCTGTTCGCCCGTGTCTGTCGTCAGCAGGATCGAGGCGGCGCGCGAGTGATCCAGCGCGGCCATAATGCAGCGTTGAGCGGCGCGCGCCAGATCCTTCTCGGCGGGACTCAACAGAGGTGACTCAAGCTCGCGGGCATGGTCAATGGTGGTCATGACGGGGCTTCCGGGTTTGTTTTGCGTCCATCCATGATAGATGCAAATGCAATAAGTGCAATAACCGCAACCGCCGTCGTCAGGAGGTTTGAGGCGATGAGCGCTTGGTCAAACCGCCGATCCGCTGCGTTGCCGAGATCGCCAGCCAGACCATATCGTTGTCGTTGGTGACCCGTCGCGGTATGGGGGCTCGGGCTCGGGCTCTGGCTCGTGACGCGGAGCGTCGGGGCTACACTCCCACGCGGAGCGTGGGAGCGAGTACCGGGGGCTCCGCGTGGGAGCGAGTACGTGAGATCGTGCCGGCTCGCGGTTGCTGTGACGCCTTGAAACCGTGCGCGGCCGAGTGCTCGATGGCCGGTGCTGCCGCACAGGTGCGGTGCTGCGTGTCCGTGTGGACGTGCACCCCGGCACGATCGCCGTTGTCGTCGACCGGCGCGAGCTGCCGATCCGCTGCGACGTCGCACCGGGATCCGCGGTGCGCGAGGCGGTCCCGTTGCGTTGACTGCTGCGTGGCTCATGATGTGTTTCGGGCCGTTCGTCACGGCTCCTCAGAAACGACTTAGCCATTCTGGTTCGTTCCCCCCTCTCCCCAACCCCTCTCCCGCGAGGGGAGAGGGGCTAGGATGGATCAGTGGTTGTTGAACGGTGACTCAGACATCGATGGCGATTTCCGGGAATGATCATCCCGGCCGTGCGTGTTGCCAATGCTTACCGGGCGACTAAAGTCGCCCCTACATGTTGGTCGATGCTTTCCCGGAAATCACCGATGGTCAATCCGTCCTGCTGCATCTGTTCGCTGTCGTCGAGTGTCACGATGCTGCCTCGGCTTAAGCCGCAACGTTCCAGATGATTGTGAGGTCGTCGGTCCGCACAGCGGACCCTACAGTCGATACGCCGTGCGGCCTCGCTCGTAAGACCGGCCACCCAAAACATCAGTCGCTCGTGACATCCGCTCCGCGGTGTCACGCATGCCCCGTGGCGCTCTGCGCCACGTGCCACGATGGCCGTAGTTACGAGAAAGGCCCGCCGTGCGGACCTTGGGCGGTCGCCACCCAAGGCGGCCGGATTCGGGAGCAAGGCATGGATGACGTCCAACCGATCGGGCACACCGCCGGTGTTGAAGGCGGTCGCCGGGATGGCGCCCGCGGGGCACACTCAGGAATCGCATGCCGCACCAAATCGCCCAAGGTCTTCACTTCGAGTACCTGGTTCGTGAGCTTCCAATCCCTGCTGGTTAGCCCGGGCCGCAAGTCGCGGTGAAAGATTTTCGTCGATCAGCAGCTTCAAGACTAGGGCGCGTTGCGTATGATCTTAAGCGATTTCCGGGAATGAGCATCCCGGCCGTGCGTGTTGCCGATGCTTACCGGGCGACTAAAGTCGCCCCTACATGTTGGTCGATGCTTTCCCGGAAATCACCTTAGGTCCGTGCAGCGGACCCGAAAGTAACGGTGGAATCCGCTGTACGGCCCGTCGGTCTGTGCCGTGCCGATGTGTTCGGAAAACCGCAGGGCTGCCTCCCAGTGCTCAGCCGTCCTGCAATTGCAAACGACGCTCGATGCCTTCGATTCGGGCGACGAGTTGGTCCCTGTGCGCGTGCTGCTCGACGATTTCGCCAGACATGTGCGCCAGATCACGCCGTATTCTTGAAGGATCGGGTCTGGATGATCAAAACGCACACAGATGAAAGCCACTCGCAAGCTGTTATCCGCAAGAATTCTCCTCAGAGCCTGATGTGCCCAGGGACCGTCTGCGAAGTATCCGATTATCATGTCGCAAGCCATCCTCGAGTTATCCAGAACGGCGCGTAGGAGATCATCGCTGGTAAAACACCCGTCCCACACGCCGAATGTGCTCCAGGAGCGCTTCGTC contains:
- a CDS encoding helix-turn-helix domain-containing protein produces the protein MTTIDHARELESPLLSPAEKDLARAAQRCIMAALDHSRAASILLTTDTGEQPRVEVPPAALKVIGQLLGAMSQGQSIVLMPMERELTTVEAAHVLNVSRPFLIKEMEAGHLPYRKVGTHRRVTLKHLLDYEQQMREQQQQALDRLADNTRELGLDY
- a CDS encoding PIN domain-containing protein, which translates into the protein MAGHARYTAVLDACVLYPIAMTDALLSLATAGLYAAKWTTRIEAEWIRALENSRPDLAGRLDVRRDCMRAAVPDWEVVPEQWQRLDLAVELPDPDDLHVLAAAIAGHADCIVTDNLRDFPAEILQHFEIEAIDPDTFIIHQWDLHPVAVISAFKRMRTRRKKPESTPDEFATALERAGLPATADRLREAAELI
- a CDS encoding DUF433 domain-containing protein, with the translated sequence MRQEFSRVLHVAAQTHGRKRHRLQFREVLYFKLKGALEREGLVLSPEDRRALYNVLTLKAGEFGGWRRTGRKLMRAGDVPVTLDLTKIVRSTHSALRMVQRGEDLIERRPDVCSGEPVFTGTRVPVVHLVEQFRAGVPFAEIAEDYPQLGEKALRYAELRSRLGQAPGRPLRRLKIIRNAPQP